In Trifolium pratense cultivar HEN17-A07 linkage group LG7, ARS_RC_1.1, whole genome shotgun sequence, a genomic segment contains:
- the LOC123894182 gene encoding uncharacterized protein LOC123894182, producing the protein MTHTLEYSANVSPPKAKHLLSRICKDCLPTRTRLRNHFVQCQEECPLCSQVPEEEWHLLVECEGSREAWSVMGLEQILTPRLQSCNNIQELIFDICCRESKEVAGKMALLMWVLWQNRNNFVWHETRISARQAGLQAMSMWEDWIQVNGQVVTTNKAGQQQHVAHVNEQQQPPRYSYLKCNVDASFLGTTNATGSGWCFRDNQGRFLLAGSNVILGRLNTIEGEAVAMKEAISEAIQRGFTHVIFESDSQILIDAISSRQQGYSTFSPLISNIRSLLSLVPNFELFD; encoded by the exons ATGACTCATACACTGGAGTATTCCGCAAATGTGAGTCCACCAAAAGCAAAACACCTGTTGTCGAGAATTTGTAAGGATTGCTTACCGACACGGACTCGCCTAAGAAACCATTTTGTTCAATGTCAAGAGGAATGTCCTCTATGCTCACAAGTACCGGAGGAGGAGTGGCATTTGTTAGTGGAATGTGAAGGTAGTAGGGAAGCATGGAGTGTCATGGGGTTGGAACAGATTCTGACACCAAGGTTGCAAAGCTGTAACAACATTCAAGAGCTGATCTTTGATATTTGTTGCAGAGAAAGTAAGGAAGTGGCTGGTAAAATGGCATTGTTAATGTGGGTTTTATGGCAAAATAGAAACAACTTTGTGTGGCATGAAACCAGAATTTCCGCTAGACAAGCAGGTTTGCAAGCAATGAGCATGTGGGAGGACTGGATACAGGTTAATGGGCAGGTTGTAACAACAAATAAGGCAGGTCAACAACAGCATGTTGCTCACGTTAATGAGCAACAGCAGCCCCCAAGATATAGCTACTTGAAATGCAACGTAGACGCTAGTTTCTTAGGTACAACTAATGCAACAGgttctggttggtgcttcagGGACAATCAAGGTAGATTCTTGTTGGCTGGATCAAATGTCATTCTTGGAAGGCTGAACACAATTGAAGGAGAGGCGGTGGCAATGAAGGAAGCTATTAGTGAAGCTATACAAAGGGGATTTACTCATGTGATTTTTGAAAGTGATTCACAAATCCTTATTGATGCCATCTCTTCTAGGCAACAAGGATACTCTACTTTTAGTCCCTTAATTTCTAATATTCGCTCTTTGTTATCTTTAGTTCCCAACTTTGAG TTATTTGATTAA
- the LOC123894183 gene encoding F-box/FBD/LRR-repeat protein At4g26340-like — protein sequence MSKRLRLSIFSRKDRDIISSLPDSILYHILSFLPTKDAAATSVLAKRWKPLWFSQLNLHFDDKYFPDAFAFRQFLYSIITIRDNTLPIHSFHLTCCHHGFYYRKDFYNAVYAAITRRVQNLSIDLCYHDRYGIMRLPTLVLTTKTLSVLKLKRVKLIMKKKDHDVVVDLPYLKVLHLESVCFTYYQDIIKLLSGCPILEDFQAKDLIVKSSRLNPLLPSGRDALSISNLVRANISSAGIELDWLRNAHHLRIQVWRNYCLNGMFHNLAYMELTFKLPYPTGFTKWTWLTKLLQKSPKLQTLIIDEINVDTIPYYNCGEWREPRTVPECLSSHLTTCTIRNYSRFNCGCIGYVEEVAHKMGKNNSLMFQWPWNGCLQAFLAFCSDESVSSKASLDLSINQSHFKSNVNTLQKCNVQSTIVAPNTDVDDLQADTFNKDSDNLIDDLELRFSYITTSPEGSSEDDARNSSQKLDSSSIWLFLYFTIMPYAVSYVPS from the exons ATGTCTAAGCGGCTGCGGCTTTCAATCTTCTCACGGAAAGACAGAGACATAATCAGTTCTCTCCCTGACTCCATTCTTTACCACATTCTCTCATTTCTTCCGACTAAAGACGCTGCTGCCACAAGCGTCCTCGCTAAACGGTGGAAACCACTATGGTTCTCACAGCTCAACCTCCACTTCGACGACAAATACTTCCCAGACGCATTCGCCTTTCGTCAATTCCTCTACTCCATCATCACCATTCGAGATAACACTCTACCAATCCATTCATTCCACCTTACCTGTTGTCACCACGGTTTCTACTACAGAAAAGATTTCTACAATGCTGTTTATGCCGCAATTACACGACGAGTTCAAAACCTCAGCATTGATCTCTGTTACCATGACCGCTACGGCATAATGAGATTGCCTACTTTGGTTCTAACTACCAAAACCTTGTCAGTCCTCAAATTGAAGAGAGTAAAActaataatgaagaagaaggatcatgatgttgttgttgatctTCCCTATCTCAAAGTTCTTCACTTAGAATCTGTCTGTTTCACATATTATCAAGATATCATCAAACTTCTTTCTGGCTGTCCCATTCTAGAGGACTTCCAAGCAAAGGATTTAATCGTAAAGTCTTCGCGATTAAATCCTTTGCTTCCTAGCGGTAGAGATGCTCTAAGCATTTCCAATTTGGTCAGAGCTAACATTTCCTCTGCTGGTATTGAGCTTGATTGGCTTCGTAACGCCCACCATCTCCGCATACAAGTG TGGAGGAACTATTGTTTAAATGGCATGTTTCACAACTTAGCCTATATGGAGCTGACATTCAAATTACCCTATCCAACGGGGTTTACGAAGTGGACCTGGCTGACAAAACTTCTTCAAAAATCTCCCAAGCTACAAACTCTTATCATTGATGAGATTAAT GTTGATACAATTCCATATTACAATTGTGGAGAATGGAGGGAACCAAGAACCGTTCCAGAATGCCTTTCATCTCATCTTACAACATGCACAATTAGAAATTATAGCCGCTTCAACTGCGG GTGTATAGGATATGTTGAAGAAGTTGCACATAAG ATGGGCAAGAACAACTCCCTTATGTTTCAATGGCCGTGGAATGGATGCTTACAG GCATTCCTTGCTTTCTGTTCTGATGAATCAGTCTCCTCTAAGGCTTCCCTTGATTTATCCATTAATCAA TCACACTTCAAGTCCAACGTGAATACCCTCCAGAAATGCAATGTACAGAGTACAATAGTGGCTCCAAATACTGATGTTGATGATCTTCAGGCAGATACT TTTAATAAGGATAGTGATAATTTAATAGATGATTTGGAACTAAGATTCTCATATATCACTACCTCACCCGAAGGAAGCTCTGAAGACGATGCGAGGAATTCCTCACAAAAACTTGATTCCTCTTCT ATTTGGTTATTTTTGTATTTCACAATAATGCCATATGCTGTATCTTATGTACCAAGTTGA
- the LOC123894881 gene encoding plasma membrane ATPase 4-like has translation MGGISLEEIKNENVDLERIPVEEVFEQLKCSKAGLSSDEGANRLQVFGPNKLEEKRESKFLKFLGFMWNPLSWVMEAAAIMAIALANGSGRPPDWQDFVGIISLLVINSTISFIEENNAGNAAAALMAGLAPKTRVLRDGRWSEEDAAILVPGDIISIKLGDIIPADARLLEGDALSVDQSALTGESLPATKNPSDEVFSGSTVKKGEIEAVVIATGVHTFFGKAAHLVDSTNQVGHFQKVLTAIGNFCICSIAVGILIELVVMYPIQHRKYRDGIDNLLVLLIGGIPIAMPTVLSVTMAIGSHRLSQQGAITKRMTAIEEMAGMDVLCSDKTGTLTLNKLSVDKNLIEVFAKGVEKDYVILLAARASRTENQDAIDAAIVGMLADPKEARAGVREVHFLPFNPVDKRTALTYIDSDGNWHRSSKGAPEQILNLCNCKEDVRKKAHSVIDKFAERGLRSLGVARQEIPEKNKDSPGAPWQFVGLLPLFDPPRHDSAETITRALNLGVNVKMITGDQLAIAKETGRRLGMGTNMYPSSSLLGQSKDAAVAALPVDELIEKADGFAGVFPEHKYEIVKKLQDRKHICGMTGDGVNDAPALKRADIGIAVADATDAARGASDIVLTEPGLSVIISAVLTSRAIFQRMKNYTIYAVSITIRIVFGFMFIALIWKFDFAPFMVLIIAILNDGTIMTISKDRVVPSPQPDSWKLREIFATGVVLGSYMALMTVVFFWLMKDTDFFSDKFGVRSIRHSPDEMMAALYLQVSIISQALIFVTRSRSWSFVERPGLLLLGAFMIAQLVATFIAVYANWSFARIKGMGWGWAGVIWVYSIVTYIPLDILKFVIRYVLSGKAWDNLLENKTAFTTKKDYGKEEREAQWATAQRTLHGLQSPDTTNLFNDKNSYRELSEIAEQAKRRAEVARLRELHTLKGHVESVVKLKGLDIDTMQQHYTV, from the exons ATGGGAGGTATCAGTCTCGAGGAGATCAAGAATGAGAACGTTGATTTG GAACGAATTCCAGTAGAGGAAGTGTTTGAGCAGCTGAAATGTTCAAAAGCTGGTTTATCCTCTGACGAAGGAGCCAACCGTCTTCAAGTTTTTGGTCCAAACAAATTGGAAGAGAAAAGAGAGAGCAAATTTCTAAAGTTTTTAGGATTTATGTGGAACCCTTTATCATGGGTTATGGAAGCTGCTGCTATTATGGCCATTGCTTTGGCTAATGGCAGTGGTAGACCTCCTGATTGGCAGGATTTTGTTGGTATTATTTCTCTTTTGGTTATCAACTCTACTATCAGTTTCATTGAAGAAAATAATGCTGGTAATGCTGCTGCTGCTCTTATGGCTGGTTTAGCTCCCAAGACAAGg GTTCTCAGAGATGGTCGATGGAGTGAAGAAGATGCAGCAATTTTAGTCCCAGGTGACATAATTAGCATTAAATTAGGAGATATCATTCCTGCTGATGCTCGTCTCCTTGAGGGTGATGCTTTGAGTGTTGATCAGTCTGCTTTAACCGGAGAATCTCTTCCAGCGACAAAGAATCCCTCAGATGAAGTGTTTTCTGGTTCAACTGTTAAGAAAGGTGAGATTGAAGCAGTTGTTATTGCTACTGGAGTGCACACATTTTTCGGTAAAGCTGCTCACCTTGTTGACAGCACCAACCAAGTTGGTCACTTTCAGAAAGTCCTAACAGCAATTGGTAATTTCTGCATTTGCTCAATTGCTGTTGGAATATTGATCGAGCTCGTTGTCATGTATCCAATACAACACCGAAAGTATAGAGACGGAATTGACAATCTTTTAGTTCTATTGATCGGAGGAATTCCAATTGCTATGCCAACTGTTTTGTCTGTTACTATGGCTATTGGTTCTCATAGGCTTTCTCAGCAAGGTGCAATTACTAAGAGAATGACAGCTATTGAGGAAATGGCAGGCATGGATGTTCTCTGCAGTGACAAAACTGGGACTCTGACCTTAAATAAGTTGTCTGTTGATAAAAACTTGATTGAGGTTTTTGCTAAGGGTGTAGAGAAGGATTATGTTATCCTTCTTGCAGCAAGGGCTTCAAGGACTGAGAATCAAGATGCCATAGATGCTGCAATTGTTGGGATGCTTGCTGATCCAAAGGAG GCACGAGCTGGTGTCAGGGAGGTTCATTTTCTCCCATTCAATCCTGTAGACAAGAGAACTGCTTTAACTTACATTGACTCTGATGGAAATTGGCATCGATCAAGTAAAGGTGCTCCTGAGcag ATATTGAACCTCTGCAACTGCAAAGAGGATGTCAGGAAAAAAGCTCATTCAGTAATTGACAAGTTTGCCGAGCGTGGACTCCGTTCTTTGGGTGTTGCTAGACAg GAAATAcctgagaaaaataaagatagCCCTGGTGCACCATGGCAGTTTGTTGGTCTGTTACCACTATTTGATCCTCCTAGGCATGATAGTGCTGAAACCATCACAAGAGCTCTGAACCTTGGTGTGAATGTTAAGATGATTACCG GTGATCAACTTGCCATTGCCAAGGAAACTGGCCGAAGGCTTGGAATGGGAACAAACATGTATCCATCTTCTTCATTGCTCGGTCAAAGTAAGGATGCTGCTGTTGCAGCTCTTCCAGTTGATGAGTTGATTGAGAAGGCTGATGGATTTGCTGGAGTGTTTCCTG AACACAAATACGAGATCGTAAAGAAGCTGCAAGATAGGAAACATATATGTGGAATGACAGGTGATGGTGTCAATGACGCTCCTGCATTAAAGAGAGCAGATATTGGAATTGCTGTTGCTGATGCTACTGATGCTGCTAGAGGGGCTTCTGATATTGTCCTTACCGAGCCTGGTCTTAGTGTCATTATTAGTGCAGTGCTCACAAGCAGGGCAATTTTCCAAAGGATGAAGAACTATACT ATCTATGCTGTGTCAATTACCATTCGTATTGTG TTTGGTTTCATGTTCATTGCCTTGATCTGGAAGTTTGATTTTGCACCCTTCATGGTGTTGATTATCGCCATACTAAATGATG GTACCATTATGACAATATCGAAGGATAGAGTGGTACCATCTCCACAACCAGACAGTTGGAAACTGAGAGAGATATTTGCAACTGGTGTTGTGCTAGGTAGCTACATGGCACTAATGACAGTAGTGTTTTTCTGGCTCATGAAGGATACCGATTTCTTCTCG GACAAGTTTGGTGTGCGGTCTATCAGACACAGCCCGGATGAAATGATGGCAGCCCTCTACCTACAAGTCAGTATTATAAGCCAAGCATTAATTTTTGTCACCAGGTCTCGTAGCTGGTCCTTTGTTGAAAGACCCGGTCTTCTCCTATTGGGTGCTTTTATGATTGCTCAGCTG GTTGCAACTTTTATAGCAGTATATGCTAATTGGAGCTTTGCGAGAATTAAAGGAATGGGATGGGGTTGGGCTGGTGTAATATGGGTGTACAGTATAGTGACATATATCCCTCTTGATATACTCAAATTTGTAATCCGCTATGTTCTAAGTGGCAAAGCTTGGGATAATCTTTTGGAGAACAAG ACTGCCTTCACAACGAAGAAAGACTATGgcaaagaagagagagaagcACAGTGGGCAACTGCTCAGAGAACTCTTCATGGTCTTCAGTCACCTGACACAACCAACCTTTTCAATGACAAGAATAGCTACAGGGAGCTTTCTGAGATTGCTGAGCAAGCGAAGAGACGCGCTGAAGTTGCACG GCTTAGGGAGCTTCATACTCTAAAGGGTCACGTTGAATCAGTCGTGAAGCTTAAGGGACTTGACATTGATACTATGCAACAACATTATACTGTTTAA
- the LOC123895253 gene encoding COP9 signalosome complex subunit 5a-like, translating into MEASSSSAIAQQTWELENNIMPMETPADDSIFHYDEAGQAQFQRDKPWANDPHYFKRVKISALALLKMVVHARSGGTIEVMGLMQGKTDADSIIVMDAFALPVEGTETRVNAQADAYEYMVDYSQTNKQAGRLENVVGWYHSHPGYGCWLSGIDVSTQMLNQQFQEPFLAVVIDPTRTVSAGKVEIGAFRTYPEGYKPPDDPISEYQTIPLNKIEDFGVHCKQYYSLDITYFKSSLDSHLLDLLWNKYWVNTLSSSPLLGNGDYVAGQISDLAEKLEQAENQLAHSRFGPLVAPSPRKKEEESPLAKITRDSAKITVEQVHGLMSQVIKDTLFNSVHQANKSRVETSDPEPMIES; encoded by the exons ATGGAAGCGTCTTCCTCATCGGCAATAGCACAACAAACATGGGAATTGGAAAACAACATCATGCCAATGGAAACTCCCGCAGACGATTCAATTTTCCACTATGACGAAGCTGGCCAAGCCCAATTCCAACGCGATAAACCATGGGCAAACGATCCTCACTATTTCAAACGCGTTAAGATCTCTGCACTCGCTCTTCTTAAGATGGTTGTTCACGCTCGTTCTGGTGGAACAATCGAGGTTATGGGTCTTATGCAAGGTAAAACCGATGCTGATTCTATCATTGTTATGGATGCTTTCGCTTTGCCTGTTGAAGGTACTGAAACTCGTGTCAATGCTCAAGCTGATGCTTATGAATACATGGTTGATTATTCTCAGACCAACAAACAG GCTGGGAGGTTGGAGAATGTTGTGGGATGGTATCATTCTCATCCTGGTTATGGTTGTTGGCTTTCGGGGATTGATGTGTCGACACAGATGTTGAATCAGCAATTTCAGGAGCCGTTTTTGGCTGTTGTGATTGATCCGACGAGGACTGTTTCTGCTGGAAAAGTTGAGATTGGGGCTTTCAGGACTTACCCTGAAGGTTATAAGCCTCCTGATGATCCTATTTCTGAGTATCAAACTATTCCTCTTAATAAGATTGAAGATTTTGGTGTTCATTGCAAGCAg TACTATTCCTTGGATATCACTTACTTTAAGTCTTCTCTTGATTCACACCTTTTGGATCTTCTGTGGAACAAATATTGGGTGAATACATTGTCATCTTCTCCTTTATTGGGCAATGGAGACTATGTAGCTGGACAAATCTCAGATTTAG CTGAAAAGCTAGAACAAGCAGAGAATCAATTGGCACACTCACGTTTCGGGCCACTAGTAGCACCTTCACCTAGAAAGAAAGAA GAAGAATCTCCACTCGCTAAGATCACTCGAGATAGTGCAAAGATAACAGTGGAGCAAGTACATGGTTTAATGTCACAG GTGATCAAGGACACACTGTTCAACTCTGTTCATCAAGCTAACAAGTCTCGTGTAGAAACATCTGACCCCGAACCAATGATTGAAAGCTGA